One Mycolicibacterium parafortuitum DNA segment encodes these proteins:
- a CDS encoding DUF1906 domain-containing protein, producing the protein MAGVGAAAAGAPHARAAAPTLIDFAAAQIPADAIRAAGHAGVINYVSLSRPGSNFGAKPITRPYAESLTKAGLVIVSNYQYGKPGGTAPSDFTRGYAGGVADAKTAWQLHTAAGGARNAPIFFSVDDDIDRQTWNDLALPWFRGINSVLGAQRTGIYAGIRPCQWAAADRVIGNSRTPGHVWAWQTRSWSNGQIYPAAVLYQRIIDTASNPGPLIGGVRVDVNDVLAQDCGQWNFHQ; encoded by the coding sequence ATGGCCGGCGTCGGTGCTGCCGCGGCCGGCGCTCCGCACGCGCGAGCCGCCGCGCCCACCCTGATCGACTTCGCCGCGGCCCAGATCCCCGCCGACGCGATCCGGGCCGCCGGCCACGCCGGGGTGATCAACTACGTGTCGTTGTCCCGGCCGGGGTCGAACTTCGGTGCGAAACCGATCACGCGGCCCTACGCCGAGTCGCTGACCAAGGCCGGGCTGGTGATCGTCAGCAACTACCAGTACGGCAAGCCCGGCGGGACGGCTCCGTCGGACTTCACCCGCGGATACGCCGGCGGCGTCGCGGACGCCAAGACCGCATGGCAGTTGCACACCGCGGCGGGGGGTGCGCGCAACGCACCGATCTTCTTCTCCGTCGACGACGACATCGACCGGCAGACCTGGAACGACCTGGCGCTCCCGTGGTTCCGGGGCATCAACTCGGTGCTCGGCGCCCAGCGCACCGGGATCTACGCCGGGATCCGGCCCTGTCAGTGGGCGGCCGCCGACCGCGTCATCGGCAACTCCCGCACCCCCGGGCACGTGTGGGCATGGCAGACCCGGTCGTGGTCCAACGGTCAGATCTACCCCGCCGCGGTGCTGTACCAGCGCATCATCGACACCGCCTCGAACCCGGGGCCGCTCATCGGCGGCGTCAGGGTCGACGTCAACGACGTGCTGGCCCAGGACTGCGGGCAGTGGAACTTCCACCAGTGA
- a CDS encoding serine hydrolase, producing the protein MRRRLLNRTITGTAVVCAALLVAGCEAHAGGNPPAVEDAPQAPPAVATAPQPAAPPVQRAGSFDGLEARVRQATAAAAESGAAIETVILDRTTGQTVAGGGGAQFPIASVVKLFIADDLLLQEAEGKTTLSAADRQSLDVMLRSSDDSAAQMFWDRNGGNAVISRIVARYGLTGTTAPWNGHWDVTESTAADLVRYYDMLLTGAGGLPREQADIIMDNLARSTPTGTDGYPQRFGIPEGLYAEPVAVKQGWFCCWNGGNQLHVSTGVIGADRRYVMAIGSLDPTGEAAARANITQAVETMFPGGKI; encoded by the coding sequence ATGCGTCGGCGGCTACTGAATCGAACGATCACCGGGACGGCGGTCGTGTGCGCGGCTCTGCTCGTCGCCGGTTGCGAGGCGCACGCCGGCGGCAACCCGCCTGCCGTCGAGGACGCCCCTCAAGCGCCGCCCGCGGTCGCAACGGCCCCGCAGCCCGCGGCCCCCCCCGTGCAGCGGGCAGGATCCTTCGACGGCCTCGAGGCCCGTGTGCGCCAGGCGACCGCCGCCGCGGCCGAGTCCGGTGCCGCCATCGAGACCGTGATCCTGGATCGCACCACCGGACAGACCGTCGCCGGCGGGGGCGGCGCGCAGTTCCCGATCGCATCCGTGGTGAAGCTGTTCATCGCCGACGACCTGCTGCTGCAGGAGGCCGAAGGCAAGACCACGTTGTCCGCCGCCGACCGGCAATCGCTCGACGTCATGCTGCGCTCCTCGGATGACAGTGCCGCACAGATGTTCTGGGACCGCAACGGCGGCAATGCGGTGATCTCGCGGATCGTCGCCCGGTACGGCCTGACCGGGACGACCGCTCCCTGGAACGGGCACTGGGACGTCACCGAGAGCACCGCTGCCGACCTCGTCCGCTACTACGACATGCTGTTGACCGGCGCCGGCGGACTGCCCCGCGAGCAGGCCGACATCATCATGGACAACCTCGCACGCTCCACCCCGACCGGCACCGACGGCTACCCGCAGCGCTTCGGGATCCCCGAGGGCCTCTACGCCGAGCCCGTCGCGGTCAAGCAGGGCTGGTTCTGCTGCTGGAACGGCGGCAACCAGCTGCACGTGTCCACCGGCGTGATCGGCGCCGACCGGCGCTACGTGATGGCGATCGGTTCCCTGGATCCGACGGGTGAGGCCGCGGCCCGCGCGAACATCACCCAGGCCGTCGAGACGATGTTCCCGGGCGGAAAAATCTAG
- a CDS encoding excinuclease ABC subunit UvrA encodes MDGGAGTAEHGPDPYIRVFASRVHNLKTVDLAAPRDSFVAFTGVSGSGKSSLAFGTIYAEAQRRYFESVAPYARRLLLPQDAPKVDDITGLPPAVALQQRRGAATSRSTVGTVTTLSNLLRMLFSRTGTYPPGATERLDSDAFSPNTTIGACPECHGLGRIHAVTEQTLVPDPSLTIREGAVAAWPGAWQGQNLRDILITLGYDIDKPWRKLPKRHRDWILFTEDQPTVEIDPSQHPVTADYYYNGTFSSAERHVRHTLANSQSAAMRRRVLQYVHSTDCPVCDGSGLRPEALAVTFAGQTIADLVALPLTTLADVLEPAATRTEFAAAFESTESGEFTEVATMIAADLVARIGVLVDLGLGYLSLNRRTPTVSPGELQRLRLATQLRAGLFGVLYVLDEPSAGLHPADAEPLLDVLDRLRRAGNSLFVVEHDMDVVRRADWVVDVGPGAGEWGGEVLYSGPVAGLAEVGNSVTGRYLFADAPPERRATRRPLGVMSLRGITFHNLHDVGVDIPLGAFVAVTGVSGSGKSTLVCKVLGDVMARQLGRSAEPADDGADSDAELLDIDVDSSVGVRVDGADVIDRLVTVDQRPIGRTPRSNLATYTGLFDAVRKAFADTPEARRRGWSAGRFSFNVAEGRCATCQGEGFVAVELLFLPGTYATCPACGGARYSDETLEVTYRDRTIAEVLAQTVDEAAEFLYELPSAARSLATLRDVGLGYLRLGQPATELSGGEAQRIKLATELQRAKRGHTLYVLDEPTTGLHPADVELLEQQLHRLVDAGNTVVVAEHDMSVVARADHVIDLGPGGGDDGGTVVVAGVPEVVAAHPTSRTAPYLAARMGR; translated from the coding sequence ATGGACGGCGGGGCGGGCACAGCTGAACACGGACCGGACCCGTACATCCGGGTGTTCGCCTCCCGGGTGCACAACCTGAAGACCGTTGATCTCGCTGCGCCCCGGGACTCCTTCGTCGCGTTCACCGGGGTGTCCGGCTCCGGCAAGTCCTCGCTGGCGTTCGGCACCATCTATGCCGAGGCGCAGCGCCGCTACTTCGAATCGGTCGCGCCGTATGCGCGTCGGCTGCTGCTGCCCCAGGACGCTCCGAAGGTCGACGACATCACCGGCCTGCCACCGGCGGTGGCGCTGCAGCAGCGTCGCGGCGCCGCGACGTCCCGGTCGACCGTCGGCACGGTCACCACATTGTCGAACCTGCTGCGAATGTTGTTCTCCCGCACCGGGACCTATCCACCCGGGGCCACCGAGCGGCTCGACTCCGACGCGTTCTCACCCAACACCACGATCGGCGCCTGCCCGGAATGCCACGGGCTCGGCCGCATCCACGCGGTAACCGAGCAGACGCTGGTGCCCGATCCGTCGCTGACCATCCGCGAAGGTGCGGTAGCGGCGTGGCCCGGCGCCTGGCAGGGCCAGAACCTGCGCGACATCCTCATCACGCTCGGCTACGACATCGACAAGCCGTGGCGCAAACTGCCCAAGCGGCACCGTGATTGGATCCTGTTCACCGAGGACCAGCCCACCGTCGAGATCGACCCGAGCCAGCATCCGGTCACCGCGGACTACTACTACAACGGCACCTTCTCCAGCGCCGAACGCCACGTCCGGCACACGCTGGCGAACTCGCAGAGCGCCGCGATGCGGCGCCGGGTCCTGCAGTACGTGCACAGCACCGACTGTCCGGTGTGTGACGGTTCCGGGCTGCGGCCCGAGGCGCTCGCGGTCACGTTCGCCGGCCAGACGATCGCTGATCTGGTGGCGCTGCCGTTGACGACGCTCGCCGATGTGCTGGAACCGGCCGCGACGCGGACCGAGTTCGCGGCTGCGTTCGAATCCACCGAGTCCGGGGAGTTCACCGAAGTCGCGACGATGATCGCCGCCGATCTGGTGGCGCGGATCGGTGTGCTCGTCGACCTGGGGCTCGGCTATCTGAGCCTGAACCGCCGGACACCGACGGTGTCGCCGGGGGAGTTGCAACGGTTGCGGTTGGCGACGCAACTGCGGGCCGGGCTGTTCGGCGTGCTCTACGTGCTCGACGAACCCTCGGCGGGTCTGCATCCGGCCGACGCGGAACCGCTGCTCGATGTACTGGATCGGCTTCGGCGCGCGGGCAATTCGTTGTTCGTGGTCGAACACGACATGGATGTGGTGCGCCGCGCGGACTGGGTCGTCGACGTCGGTCCCGGCGCGGGCGAATGGGGCGGTGAGGTGCTCTACAGCGGACCGGTGGCCGGGCTCGCGGAGGTCGGCAACTCGGTCACCGGCAGATATCTGTTCGCCGACGCGCCACCCGAGCGGCGGGCGACCCGTCGGCCACTGGGCGTGATGAGCCTGCGCGGCATCACTTTTCACAACCTGCACGACGTCGGCGTCGACATCCCGCTGGGTGCGTTCGTGGCGGTCACCGGGGTCTCCGGCTCCGGCAAGTCGACGCTGGTGTGCAAGGTGCTCGGGGACGTGATGGCCCGGCAACTCGGCCGGTCCGCCGAACCCGCCGACGACGGCGCCGACAGCGACGCCGAACTGCTTGACATCGACGTGGACTCCAGCGTGGGGGTGCGCGTCGACGGAGCCGACGTGATCGACCGACTGGTCACGGTGGACCAGCGACCGATCGGCCGCACCCCGCGCTCGAACCTGGCCACCTACACCGGGCTGTTCGACGCGGTGCGCAAGGCGTTCGCCGACACCCCCGAGGCCCGCAGGCGGGGCTGGAGTGCCGGACGGTTCTCGTTCAACGTGGCCGAGGGCCGTTGCGCCACCTGTCAGGGGGAGGGATTCGTCGCGGTCGAGCTGCTGTTCCTGCCGGGCACCTACGCGACCTGCCCGGCCTGTGGTGGCGCCCGCTATTCCGACGAAACCCTCGAGGTCACCTACCGAGACCGCACCATCGCCGAGGTGCTGGCCCAGACCGTCGACGAAGCAGCCGAATTCCTCTACGAACTTCCCAGCGCCGCAAGGAGTCTGGCGACGCTACGCGACGTCGGCCTCGGTTATCTGCGGCTCGGGCAACCAGCCACGGAATTGTCGGGCGGGGAGGCGCAGCGCATCAAACTGGCCACCGAGCTGCAGCGCGCCAAGCGCGGGCACACCCTCTACGTGCTCGACGAACCCACCACCGGCCTGCACCCGGCCGACGTCGAGCTGCTGGAACAGCAGCTGCACCGCCTCGTCGATGCCGGCAACACGGTGGTGGTGGCCGAGCACGACATGTCCGTGGTGGCGCGAGCCGACCACGTCATCGACCTCGGGCCGGGCGGCGGTGACGACGGCGGCACCGTCGTGGTCGCAGGGGTGCCGGAGGTGGTGGCCGCCCACCCGACGAGCCGGACCGCGCCGTACCTGGCCGCACGGATGGGCCGCTAA
- a CDS encoding serine hydrolase domain-containing protein produces MSRPRIAGWCAAGALAAIVVATACTPSPAPRPAPPAPSTVPSPRAAPVPAVPPVKPRGDFSAVVALVEDAVAARRLPGAVVQIGHGGEIVFRQAFGARKLDGEPGFDGAPSAAEPMTEDTVFDIASLTKGVATATAITQLEVRGLVRLDEPVQTYLPGFNPTADPRRAQVTLRMLLTHTSGIAGDLSLDGPWGLTKPDKADGIRRALAAWVVFDPGTVFHYSDINFILLGALLEKLTGRPEDGYVRDNVFAPMGMAHTRYLPVPEVCGPHRVRGTAVAAIPGAAQVVHCPEGTWNIGLLERIAPTALDEDTPGLNPDFGYPLRGTVHDPTARRMGGVAGNAGVFTTVGDLGLFAQALLDRRAGRPSSFPLSPEGATLMTTPQQPDAAAPDLRGLGWDIDTAHSGPRGAVFPVGGFGHTGFTGVTMWLDPGSDTYVIVLANVIHVRGGPPIVGLSGDIATEAARALHLYGA; encoded by the coding sequence ATGTCCCGTCCGCGTATCGCCGGGTGGTGCGCTGCCGGCGCCCTCGCGGCGATCGTCGTCGCCACGGCGTGCACGCCCTCGCCCGCACCGCGTCCGGCACCGCCTGCACCGTCCACGGTGCCTTCCCCGCGTGCGGCCCCGGTCCCCGCCGTCCCGCCGGTGAAACCGCGCGGTGACTTCTCCGCTGTCGTCGCGCTGGTCGAGGACGCGGTCGCGGCGCGACGGCTGCCCGGTGCCGTGGTGCAGATCGGGCACGGCGGGGAGATCGTGTTCCGGCAGGCCTTCGGTGCCCGCAAGCTCGACGGCGAACCGGGGTTCGACGGTGCACCGTCGGCCGCCGAACCGATGACCGAGGACACCGTGTTCGACATCGCATCGCTGACCAAGGGTGTCGCGACCGCGACGGCGATCACCCAGCTCGAGGTGCGGGGCCTCGTCCGCCTCGACGAACCGGTCCAGACCTATCTGCCCGGATTCAACCCCACCGCCGATCCGCGTCGCGCACAGGTGACGTTGCGCATGCTGTTGACGCACACCTCCGGCATCGCCGGGGACCTCAGCCTGGACGGCCCGTGGGGACTTACCAAGCCCGACAAGGCCGATGGCATCCGCCGGGCGCTCGCCGCCTGGGTGGTCTTCGACCCGGGCACGGTGTTCCACTACTCCGACATCAACTTCATCCTGCTGGGGGCCCTGCTGGAGAAGCTGACGGGCCGGCCTGAGGACGGGTACGTCCGCGACAACGTGTTCGCCCCGATGGGCATGGCCCACACCCGCTACCTTCCCGTCCCCGAAGTCTGTGGGCCGCACCGTGTCCGGGGCACGGCGGTGGCGGCCATCCCGGGGGCCGCACAGGTGGTGCACTGTCCGGAGGGGACGTGGAACATCGGGCTGCTCGAGAGGATCGCGCCCACCGCGCTCGACGAGGACACCCCCGGCCTCAACCCGGACTTCGGATATCCGTTGCGCGGGACGGTGCACGATCCGACCGCGCGGCGCATGGGCGGCGTCGCGGGCAATGCCGGAGTGTTCACCACCGTCGGCGACCTCGGGCTGTTCGCCCAGGCCCTGCTGGACCGGCGGGCCGGACGGCCGAGCAGCTTTCCGCTGTCACCCGAGGGTGCGACATTGATGACGACACCGCAGCAACCCGATGCCGCCGCACCGGATCTGCGCGGTCTCGGGTGGGACATCGACACCGCGCATTCGGGACCGCGTGGTGCGGTCTTTCCCGTCGGCGGATTCGGCCACACCGGATTCACCGGCGTCACGATGTGGCTGGATCCGGGCTCGGACACCTACGTGATCGTGCTCGCGAACGTCATCCACGTACGCGGCGGACCACCGATCGTCGGACTCAGCGGCGACATCGCGACCGAGGCCGCGCGCGCCCTTCACCTGTACGGCGCTTAG